The following proteins are co-located in the Gordonia polyisoprenivorans genome:
- a CDS encoding response regulator — translation MPVMALVDDHELVRESMAAQLSREGHEIVCSTDSLDDVIERTDLDLVIVDLDLGPAGLVDADSVARIIAAGTPVLVVSALGSPRHVRRLVAPGVCGVVGKNEGIVDLLAAVRAACRGEPATSPLLARAFIDDTASDRPALSDQEVRALQLYACGLKLDSVARRMGVAPSTAKQYIDRVRAKYDRAGLHARTKSELYAAGVADGFIPRESSADADR, via the coding sequence ATGCCGGTGATGGCCCTGGTCGACGACCACGAACTCGTCCGTGAATCGATGGCCGCTCAGCTCTCGCGAGAGGGCCACGAGATCGTCTGCAGCACAGACAGTCTCGATGACGTCATCGAACGCACTGACCTTGACCTGGTGATCGTCGACCTGGATCTCGGACCGGCCGGCCTGGTCGACGCCGACAGCGTCGCCCGGATCATCGCCGCGGGAACCCCGGTCCTGGTTGTCTCCGCGCTCGGCAGTCCCCGACACGTACGTCGCCTGGTGGCGCCCGGCGTGTGCGGCGTGGTGGGCAAGAACGAAGGCATCGTGGATCTGCTCGCCGCGGTGCGCGCGGCCTGTCGGGGCGAGCCGGCGACGAGCCCGCTGCTGGCCCGGGCGTTCATCGACGACACCGCCTCCGACCGTCCTGCGCTGTCCGACCAGGAGGTTCGTGCACTGCAGCTCTATGCCTGCGGGCTCAAACTCGACAGTGTCGCCCGCCGCATGGGGGTGGCGCCGAGTACGGCGAAGCAGTACATCGATCGTGTCCGGGCCAAGTATGACCGGGCCGGGCTGCACGCGCGGACCAAGTCCGAGCTGTACGCGGCCGGCGTCGCCGACG
- a CDS encoding histidine kinase, with product MRSGGAVDTRAAGPLRDVIWRRADPHRTTSMAAGVDSALIRLALGMAVAAPLVPLSIRHGADDHVGLWCGYAIHLVVGVLAIRGHARPGAALLSWMGLVVAIAATTTVPDTAHLRAVVDACIMFGIGAALVLPARRALAAAAATTLAATACTAALLPATTTVLRYQLATPVYALCGAAAAAVIAASLRRVALLSDRAARAGLDADRALDETRLAARRSRLLHDTVINTLGAIARGRLTGREDAAALGVRVLIADRAPVDAFLAGQPPSRRSEILALIREALTNVAKHAQVPVARVWSTPDSTAVHVDDDGVGCADPRALRTSMDARAAHTGVAITVNTRAGTGTSVTITPEVDRPGSQAGTLVASTGPLAASVSAIMLTQFALISIITFVVDRRGTPPGAVSTAILVWTLTAACLVAVIGTAARSGRLSSPVLAIIGATVTASAVLVGTNGMPTTCGTTSIVGWSGDAAATLCVVVILVDGRVRVVGPVIAMVVAATTLLTLLGPQGCASSAPVLLVADVLVVAAVVWLRHRLVTMSRAIDHRQMRMRSIRMARDQAAATEALRADGVGDTLIAAAALLRRIAADPAATEHASVRADAERE from the coding sequence GTGCGCAGCGGTGGAGCGGTCGACACGCGGGCGGCCGGGCCGCTCCGGGACGTCATCTGGCGCCGTGCCGACCCCCACCGCACGACCTCGATGGCCGCAGGGGTCGACTCGGCCCTCATCCGTCTCGCGCTGGGCATGGCCGTTGCGGCCCCACTCGTCCCCTTGTCCATCCGGCACGGTGCCGACGATCACGTCGGACTGTGGTGCGGCTACGCGATTCATCTCGTGGTGGGTGTTCTCGCGATACGAGGGCACGCGCGTCCCGGCGCCGCCCTGCTGAGCTGGATGGGGTTGGTGGTGGCGATCGCAGCCACCACCACGGTTCCCGACACCGCACACCTTCGCGCTGTGGTCGACGCGTGCATCATGTTCGGCATCGGCGCCGCTCTCGTCTTGCCTGCTCGTCGAGCACTGGCAGCTGCGGCAGCGACCACTCTGGCGGCGACGGCCTGCACCGCGGCGCTGCTACCCGCAACCACAACGGTTCTGAGGTATCAGCTCGCGACACCCGTCTACGCGTTGTGTGGCGCCGCGGCCGCCGCGGTGATCGCCGCGTCGCTGCGGCGGGTGGCCCTGCTCTCCGACCGCGCCGCGCGCGCCGGCCTCGACGCCGACCGCGCACTCGACGAGACCCGGCTCGCGGCCCGGCGTTCACGGCTTCTCCACGACACGGTCATCAACACGTTGGGAGCCATCGCGCGAGGACGCCTCACGGGCCGCGAGGACGCCGCGGCCCTTGGCGTGCGGGTGCTGATCGCCGACCGGGCCCCCGTCGACGCATTCCTCGCCGGTCAACCACCGTCGCGCCGCTCGGAGATTCTCGCACTGATCCGCGAGGCGCTCACCAACGTCGCCAAACACGCACAGGTGCCTGTGGCCCGCGTGTGGTCGACACCCGATTCGACCGCGGTGCACGTCGACGACGACGGTGTGGGCTGCGCAGACCCCCGGGCGCTTCGCACATCGATGGACGCACGCGCCGCCCACACCGGCGTCGCGATCACGGTGAACACCCGCGCCGGCACCGGCACCTCGGTCACGATCACCCCCGAGGTCGATCGGCCGGGCTCACAGGCCGGCACTCTCGTCGCGAGCACCGGACCTCTTGCCGCTTCGGTATCGGCCATCATGCTCACGCAGTTCGCCCTGATCTCGATCATCACGTTCGTCGTCGACCGCCGCGGCACCCCGCCGGGCGCGGTGTCGACCGCGATCCTCGTCTGGACACTCACCGCGGCATGTCTGGTCGCGGTCATCGGCACCGCGGCACGGTCCGGTCGACTGTCATCACCGGTCCTGGCGATCATTGGCGCAACGGTGACCGCCTCAGCTGTTCTCGTCGGCACGAACGGCATGCCCACCACCTGCGGTACCACGTCGATCGTCGGCTGGTCCGGCGACGCCGCGGCGACCCTGTGCGTGGTGGTGATCCTGGTGGACGGGCGCGTTCGCGTCGTCGGACCGGTCATCGCGATGGTCGTCGCCGCGACCACGCTCCTCACCCTTCTCGGGCCACAGGGCTGTGCATCCTCCGCGCCGGTGCTGCTCGTCGCCGACGTGCTGGTCGTGGCTGCCGTCGTCTGGCTCCGCCACCGCCTGGTGACCATGTCACGGGCCATCGACCACCGGCAGATGCGAATGCGGTCCATCCGCATGGCCCGTGATCAGGCGGCGGCCACCGAGGCGTTGCGCGCCGACGGTGTGGGTGACACGCTGATCGCCGCCGCCGCACTCCTGCGCCGGATCGCCGCCGACCCCGCTGCCACCGAGCACGCGAGCGTCCGGGCCGACGCCGAGCGCGAATAA
- the ramB gene encoding acetate metabolism transcriptional regulator RamB, whose product MTKTYAGARTYVGSRLRQLRSERGLSQVALAQTLEISPSYLNQIEHDARPLTAKVLARITETFGVDAGFFDSQDDVRLVAELREVLLDDDVEATDTALDPQEISAMVAGHPDIANAMVTLYRRYRNSSDQLAAATDERGDGSMRGAITAPHEEVRDYFYQRRNYIHELDVAAEEMTTRMRMHSGDVRREIIDRLEKRHGVTVVRRVDLGDYVLHRFDPDTRRLEVSAALSSGQRAFKLATELALLEFGDLIDELVEAGTFTSDEARSLGRYGLANYFAASTLLPYSQFHGAAEDFRYDIERLSAFYAVSYETICHRLSTLQRPNLRGIPWSFVRVDRAGNMSKRQSATGFHFSSSGGTCPLWNVYETFGSPGKILTQIAEMPDGREYFWIARTVERRAARFGQPGKTFAIGMGCELRHAARVIYSDGLEIGPQARITPIGAGCRVCERQHCAQRAFPSLGTRLRVNEHGSTVSPYMNI is encoded by the coding sequence GTGACCAAGACCTATGCGGGTGCGCGAACCTACGTAGGTTCACGCCTGCGCCAACTGCGTTCCGAGCGCGGCCTCTCGCAGGTCGCGCTGGCCCAGACCCTCGAGATCTCCCCGTCCTATCTCAACCAGATCGAGCACGATGCGCGGCCACTCACCGCCAAGGTGCTCGCCCGGATCACCGAGACCTTCGGCGTCGACGCCGGATTCTTCGACTCCCAGGACGACGTCCGCCTCGTCGCCGAGCTGCGGGAGGTGCTGCTCGACGACGATGTCGAGGCCACCGACACCGCGCTCGATCCGCAGGAGATCAGCGCGATGGTCGCCGGACACCCCGACATCGCGAACGCGATGGTCACGCTGTATCGGCGCTACCGAAATTCCTCCGATCAGCTCGCCGCGGCGACCGACGAGCGCGGCGACGGATCGATGCGTGGCGCGATCACCGCACCACACGAGGAGGTGCGCGACTACTTCTACCAGCGCCGCAACTACATTCACGAACTCGACGTCGCCGCAGAGGAGATGACCACCCGGATGCGCATGCACTCCGGTGATGTGCGCCGCGAGATCATCGATCGCCTGGAGAAGCGTCACGGGGTCACCGTCGTCCGCCGCGTGGACCTGGGTGACTATGTGCTGCACCGGTTCGACCCGGACACCCGCCGACTGGAGGTGTCGGCAGCGCTGTCGTCGGGGCAGCGCGCCTTCAAGCTCGCGACCGAATTGGCGCTGCTCGAATTCGGTGATCTCATCGACGAGCTCGTCGAGGCCGGCACCTTCACCAGCGACGAGGCCCGCTCGCTGGGCCGGTACGGCTTGGCCAACTACTTCGCGGCCTCAACCCTGTTGCCCTACAGCCAGTTCCACGGTGCGGCCGAGGATTTCCGGTACGACATCGAACGGCTCTCGGCGTTCTACGCGGTCTCCTACGAGACGATCTGTCACCGGCTCTCGACGTTGCAGCGACCCAATCTGCGGGGCATCCCGTGGTCGTTCGTGCGCGTCGACCGGGCCGGAAACATGTCGAAACGCCAGTCCGCCACCGGATTCCACTTCTCCTCCTCCGGGGGCACCTGCCCGCTGTGGAATGTGTACGAGACGTTCGGATCACCGGGCAAGATCCTCACCCAGATCGCCGAGATGCCCGACGGCCGTGAGTATTTCTGGATCGCGCGGACCGTGGAGCGCCGGGCGGCACGCTTCGGCCAACCCGGTAAGACCTTCGCGATCGGCATGGGGTGCGAGCTACGACATGCTGCGCGCGTCATCTACTCCGACGGGCTCGAGATCGGCCCGCAAGCGCGGATCACCCCGATCGGCGCCGGATGCCGTGTGTGCGAGCGCCAACACTGCGCACAACGTGCCTTCCCCTCGCTGGGCACGCGTCTGCGGGTCAACGAGCACGGGAGCACCGTCTCGCCGTATATGAACATATGA
- the aceA gene encoding isocitrate lyase, which produces MSNVGKPRTAAEIQQDWDTNPRWKGITREYTAEQVVELQGSVVEDPTLARRGAEILWEGVNGDNYINALGALTGNMAVQQVRAGLKAIYLSGWQVAGDANLSGHTYPDQSLYPANSVPSVVRRINNALLRADEIAKVEGDTSVDNWVVPIVADGEAGFGGALNVYELQKAMIAAGAAGTHWEDQLASEKKCGHLGGKVLIPTQQHIRTLTSARLAADVAGAPTVVIARTDAEAATLITSDVDDRDKPFLDGTRTAEGFYGVKKGIEPCIARAKAYAPYSDLIWMETGKPDLELARKFAEAVKSEFPDQLLAYNCSPSFNWKQHLDDATIAKFQNELGAMGFKFQFITLAGFHALNYSMFDLAYGYARNQMSAYVELQEREFAAEERGYTATKHQREVGAGYFDKIATTVDPNTSTAALKGSTEEGQFH; this is translated from the coding sequence ATGAGCAACGTCGGAAAGCCCCGTACCGCCGCGGAGATCCAGCAGGACTGGGACACCAACCCGCGCTGGAAGGGCATCACCCGCGAATACACCGCCGAACAGGTCGTCGAGCTGCAGGGCTCGGTCGTCGAGGACCCCACCCTGGCCCGGCGTGGCGCCGAGATCCTCTGGGAGGGTGTCAACGGCGACAACTACATCAACGCGCTCGGTGCCCTCACCGGCAACATGGCCGTTCAGCAGGTGCGCGCCGGACTCAAGGCCATCTACCTCTCCGGCTGGCAGGTCGCCGGTGACGCGAACCTCTCCGGTCACACCTACCCCGACCAGTCGCTCTACCCGGCCAACTCGGTCCCGTCGGTCGTGCGTCGCATCAACAACGCGCTGCTGCGCGCCGATGAGATCGCCAAGGTCGAGGGCGACACCTCCGTCGACAACTGGGTCGTGCCGATCGTCGCCGACGGCGAGGCAGGCTTCGGTGGCGCGCTCAACGTCTACGAGCTGCAGAAGGCCATGATCGCCGCGGGTGCCGCCGGTACCCACTGGGAGGATCAGCTCGCCTCGGAGAAGAAGTGCGGCCACCTCGGTGGCAAGGTGCTCATCCCCACCCAGCAGCACATCCGCACCCTGACCTCGGCTCGCCTGGCCGCCGACGTCGCCGGCGCGCCGACCGTCGTCATCGCCCGTACCGATGCCGAGGCCGCCACCCTGATCACCTCCGACGTGGACGACCGCGACAAGCCGTTCCTCGACGGCACTCGCACCGCGGAAGGCTTCTACGGCGTGAAGAAGGGCATCGAGCCCTGCATCGCCCGTGCCAAGGCCTACGCCCCGTACTCCGACCTGATCTGGATGGAGACCGGCAAGCCCGACCTGGAGCTGGCCCGCAAGTTCGCCGAGGCCGTCAAGAGCGAGTTCCCGGACCAGCTGCTGGCCTACAACTGCTCGCCGTCGTTCAACTGGAAGCAGCACCTCGACGACGCGACCATCGCGAAGTTCCAGAACGAGCTCGGCGCAATGGGCTTCAAGTTCCAGTTCATCACGCTGGCCGGCTTCCACGCCCTCAACTACTCGATGTTCGATCTGGCCTACGGTTACGCCCGCAACCAGATGAGCGCCTATGTCGAGCTGCAGGAGCGCGAGTTCGCCGCCGAGGAGCGCGGTTACACCGCCACCAAGCATCAGCGTGAGGTCGGCGCCGGCTACTTCGACAAGATCGCCACCACCGTCGATCCCAACACCTCGACCGCAGCCCTCAAGGGCTCGACCGAGGAAGGTCAGTTCCACTAG
- a CDS encoding 3-hydroxybutyryl-CoA dehydrogenase — translation MSGEIISRVGVVGAGQMGAGIAEVCARANADVLVYEATRELTSAGRSRILRSLDRGVSSGKLTEREREQASYRLRFTSDLGDFADRQIVCEAIVEDELVKTQVFAQLDKVVTDPDAVLASNTSSIPIMKLGMATHCAGRVIGMHFFNPVPVLPLVELVTTLETATEVSERAETFAHDVLGKQVIRSADRSGFVVNALLVPYLLSAIRMVDTGFATVEDIDKGMVLGCAHPMGPMRLADLVGLDTVKAIADSMYDEFKEPLYAPPPLLLRMVEAGRIGKKAGRGFYSYPEGIADA, via the coding sequence ATGTCCGGTGAGATCATCTCGCGCGTGGGTGTCGTCGGCGCGGGACAGATGGGTGCCGGGATCGCCGAGGTGTGCGCCCGTGCCAACGCCGACGTCCTGGTCTACGAGGCGACTCGGGAACTGACCAGTGCCGGGCGGTCGCGCATCCTGCGCTCCCTCGACCGCGGTGTGTCGAGCGGCAAGCTCACCGAGCGCGAACGTGAACAAGCTTCGTACCGACTACGGTTCACCTCCGATCTCGGGGATTTCGCCGATCGGCAGATCGTGTGCGAGGCGATCGTCGAGGACGAACTGGTCAAGACCCAGGTCTTCGCGCAACTCGACAAGGTCGTCACCGATCCCGATGCGGTGCTCGCCTCCAATACGTCGTCGATCCCGATCATGAAGCTGGGCATGGCAACCCACTGCGCCGGACGGGTGATCGGCATGCACTTCTTCAACCCGGTGCCGGTACTGCCGCTCGTCGAACTGGTCACCACATTGGAGACCGCGACCGAGGTGAGCGAGCGCGCCGAGACCTTTGCCCACGACGTGTTGGGCAAACAGGTGATCCGATCGGCCGATCGCTCCGGGTTCGTCGTCAATGCGCTGCTCGTGCCGTATCTGTTGTCGGCGATCCGGATGGTCGACACCGGTTTCGCGACAGTGGAAGACATCGACAAGGGCATGGTGCTCGGTTGTGCGCACCCGATGGGGCCGATGCGGCTGGCCGACCTCGTCGGCCTCGATACCGTCAAGGCGATCGCCGATTCGATGTACGACGAGTTCAAGGAACCGCTCTACGCGCCGCCACCGCTGTTGTTGCGCATGGTCGAGGCAGGTCGGATCGGCAAGAAGGCCGGGCGTGGTTTCTACTCCTACCCCGAAGGAATCGCCGACGCGTAG
- a CDS encoding heparin-binding hemagglutinin, protein MSTAERTLANPFYAVVGAGDLAIAQVTDAVAQLRERTETATETASTRFEETKSRLNNLPDEVPSIDELRAKLNPEELRKVAEPYVELATSFYNSLAERGEETLERLRQQPLVQEGLTRAEKTYNDAVDLTEDALGVVSTQTRSVGEQAAKIAGLVGARVGEAGDALDDAADAIGDKVDEAALEAGEKLDEAAEALTEAGETVKAQAATAASKIDGAAGTVEGKARTANDSPAKKIAAAKKAPAKKAPAKKAPGRATS, encoded by the coding sequence ATGAGCACCGCCGAACGAACACTGGCAAACCCCTTCTATGCAGTCGTCGGCGCGGGCGATCTGGCCATCGCGCAGGTGACCGACGCCGTCGCGCAGCTGCGCGAGCGGACCGAAACCGCCACCGAGACCGCGAGCACCCGCTTCGAGGAGACCAAGAGCCGGCTGAACAACCTGCCCGACGAGGTCCCGAGTATCGATGAGCTGCGTGCCAAGCTGAATCCCGAAGAGCTGCGCAAGGTCGCCGAGCCCTACGTCGAGCTGGCCACCAGCTTCTACAACTCGCTCGCCGAGCGCGGCGAGGAGACCCTCGAGCGCCTGCGTCAGCAGCCGCTGGTCCAGGAGGGTCTGACCCGCGCCGAGAAGACCTACAACGACGCCGTCGATCTCACCGAGGATGCCCTCGGGGTCGTGTCGACCCAGACCCGCTCGGTCGGCGAGCAGGCCGCCAAGATCGCCGGTCTGGTCGGAGCCCGCGTCGGTGAGGCAGGCGACGCGCTCGACGACGCCGCCGATGCCATCGGCGACAAGGTCGACGAGGCTGCACTCGAGGCCGGCGAGAAGCTCGACGAGGCCGCCGAGGCTCTCACCGAGGCCGGCGAGACCGTCAAGGCGCAGGCCGCGACCGCCGCATCCAAGATCGACGGGGCCGCGGGCACCGTGGAGGGCAAGGCGCGCACCGCCAACGACTCGCCCGCCAAGAAGATCGCCGCCGCCAAGAAGGCTCCGGCGAAGAAGGCCCCGGCCAAGAAGGCTCCCGGCCGGGCGACCAGCTGA
- a CDS encoding helix-turn-helix domain-containing protein, producing MEHPGRSAVGARITAAREGRGMSLSALARAAGIGKGSLSELESGRRNPTLDTLYAVAGPLGVPLTALLGEDSGTEGSGPHLSARLLHVEHHPGGATTEVFWLAVHPGGTTISPAHGPGVVEHVRVVRGHVTAGPLGAEKTAGPGRSLQWVSDSDHSYRSDDGALAVLTIDSPEPPDTPDTRPPDRQRPPRPKP from the coding sequence ATGGAACACCCGGGGAGATCTGCGGTCGGTGCGCGTATCACCGCGGCCCGCGAGGGGCGCGGCATGAGTCTGTCGGCACTCGCCCGCGCCGCCGGCATCGGCAAGGGATCGCTGTCCGAACTCGAATCCGGCAGGCGCAACCCGACTCTCGACACTCTCTACGCCGTCGCCGGCCCGCTCGGGGTACCGCTGACCGCGTTACTCGGCGAGGACTCGGGCACCGAGGGCTCGGGCCCGCACCTCTCGGCGCGACTCCTGCACGTCGAACACCATCCCGGCGGTGCCACCACCGAGGTGTTCTGGCTCGCGGTTCATCCGGGCGGCACCACGATCTCCCCCGCCCACGGACCCGGCGTCGTCGAACACGTCCGGGTGGTACGCGGGCACGTCACCGCCGGCCCGCTCGGAGCCGAGAAGACCGCCGGCCCAGGCCGCTCCCTGCAGTGGGTGTCCGATTCCGACCACAGCTACCGAAGCGACGACGGCGCGCTGGCGGTGCTGACCATCGACTCGCCCGAGCCGCCCGACACCCCCGATACACGACCACCCGACAGACAACGACCCCCACGGCCGAAGCCGTAG
- a CDS encoding benzoate/H(+) symporter BenE family transporter, with translation MTTSPASSISEPITAGIITALVGFTSSFVVVVAGLCAVGADPGQAASGLLALTVTFAVGIIVLCVATRKPITLAWSTPGAAMLVAAGADYHAGWRAAVGAFLVVGILILATGLIPALGDLIGRIPTPIAQAMLAGVLLTLCLAPMKSLAAQPLLTLPILAVWLIATRWLTRWALPLALVTALVVIGIYVAVHGVGAGVTTQWWPQIAWTTPRFDVSAIVGLAIPLYVVTMASQNVPGVAVLKSFGYDTPWRPAMFVTGIGTVFGAPFGGHAINLAALSAALAAGEEAGADRTRRWIAGVSGGISYLVLAVASGALVTITAIAPQGLLESVAGLALLATFANALLGAFTHKEFRIASGLTFVTAAAGVTFWGISGAFWAIVVGLVSHGVLRRRGPVSGPDGHRGVEDRQRSAQ, from the coding sequence ATGACCACCTCTCCGGCATCGTCGATCAGTGAGCCGATCACCGCGGGAATCATCACCGCGCTTGTCGGCTTCACGTCGTCGTTCGTCGTGGTGGTCGCCGGGTTGTGTGCGGTCGGCGCCGATCCCGGGCAGGCGGCGTCGGGTCTGCTCGCGCTCACCGTGACCTTCGCGGTCGGGATCATCGTTTTGTGCGTGGCCACGCGGAAGCCGATCACCCTGGCCTGGTCGACTCCGGGAGCGGCGATGCTGGTGGCCGCGGGCGCGGACTATCACGCCGGCTGGCGGGCTGCGGTCGGGGCTTTCCTCGTCGTCGGAATCCTGATCCTGGCGACGGGGCTGATCCCGGCTCTGGGTGATCTGATCGGCCGGATACCGACTCCGATCGCGCAGGCGATGCTGGCCGGCGTCCTGTTGACGCTGTGTCTGGCACCCATGAAATCGCTTGCAGCGCAGCCGCTGCTGACCCTGCCGATTCTCGCCGTGTGGCTCATCGCGACTCGATGGCTGACCCGCTGGGCGTTGCCTCTGGCCTTGGTGACCGCCCTCGTCGTCATCGGCATCTACGTCGCGGTGCACGGTGTCGGCGCGGGTGTGACGACGCAGTGGTGGCCGCAAATCGCCTGGACCACTCCGAGATTCGATGTGTCGGCGATCGTCGGGTTGGCCATCCCGCTCTACGTGGTGACGATGGCGTCACAGAATGTTCCCGGCGTGGCGGTGTTGAAGTCGTTCGGATATGACACCCCTTGGCGTCCTGCGATGTTCGTGACCGGGATCGGTACGGTATTCGGCGCACCGTTCGGTGGGCATGCCATCAACCTGGCCGCCTTGTCGGCGGCGCTGGCCGCGGGCGAGGAGGCGGGCGCCGACCGAACCCGGCGATGGATCGCCGGGGTGTCCGGCGGCATCAGCTATCTGGTGCTCGCGGTGGCTTCCGGAGCGCTGGTCACCATCACCGCGATTGCGCCGCAGGGGTTGCTGGAGTCGGTGGCCGGGCTCGCATTGCTGGCAACGTTCGCCAACGCTTTACTTGGTGCGTTCACCCACAAAGAATTTCGGATCGCATCGGGTCTGACGTTCGTCACCGCTGCCGCCGGCGTGACGTTCTGGGGGATCAGCGGCGCCTTCTGGGCCATCGTCGTCGGGCTCGTGTCCCACGGTGTGCTGCGTCGTCGAGGGCCAGTGTCCGGACCCGACGGGCATCGCGGAGTTGAGGATCGGCAGCGTAGCGCTCAGTGA